From the Trifolium pratense cultivar HEN17-A07 linkage group LG4, ARS_RC_1.1, whole genome shotgun sequence genome, the window acaataaacaaaatatgaagtttatctaaaaaatataaaaatcaaaagtaattgtgtaattaaaaaagataaaaatttatgtgaaaaattgttttcatacaATAAGTAGAAGACTATATGtagtaatatatataataaaatgtaaatttaaTAACAAGTAACATTTGCAGCATAGTGGCAGCAAACCCTTACTTTTATCTAAAGGTCAAGAGTTCAACATTCATTGGTCCCactttttcaatatttttacaCATTAAATGAAAACACATGTTAtgccaaaaaaaatgaaataacttgattaaaaaaaaaccgcgttctaaaaaaaacataaaaaaaaaacgaatttaaaaaaaaatccaaatgtGAGTTGAACCGGCCGGTTTGAATAAaccgccggttcaccggttttctGCGGTTTAttccggttcacaccggttcacTGCGATTCAATAACATGAGCGATCTGATTGTCGAACCAGACCAGTTATCCTCCGGTTCCCGGTTCaaccggtccggtccggttttaaAACACTTTCAATTATGAACTTTTTTAGAGTAATGAATTTGGATCTGTCACATAATAACAAACGGCCACATAAACACTTTTAGGAaagttgaattaaaaaaaatgactatTATGCATGTGATACGTGTGATTTATCTCTTCTCAAGTAGTATGACACATGCCATTAGCTAGTCCTTATATTATTGGGAGAATGTTGACATGTGTatatatgacacatgttaaggtagtaaaagTATAAATTATGCTTtataatttgtgtattttaacttttcaagcattaaatgtcttgtatcattaaatgttaaatttctatattaagatactttatcatgtgccctatatgcacatgttaacaagacccgtATTATATATCCAAAAACCTTAGGACACATaaaccgtttttttttttggacgcAAGGACACATATACACCTCTTCTATGAACTATTGGACTTAAATTTAAATCATTGCTGATGATATATTAATTCTTTCATCTTATTCCAATTAGTGTCCCTCAAAACCACAATGTCAGAATCAAGCGCTACTTTTTCTTCTCCACCACTtcagaaaaaacaaacaatatcaTGTCTTTCAACAACCTTATTAATAATCATAGCTTTCCCAGTAGCCTTAGCTGCGGTTCTCTACCGACTCGAACTGTTTGAAACATTTCACTTTCCATCTGGGGAGTTACCCCAACGAACTGCTACGGCTCCAGCTGTCAACCCGCGCATGCAGGTTGGATCTGAAGTCGTGGCAGAGGGGAAGGTGCATGGACCTGAAGACTTGGCTTATGATAAGAGAAGGCGTCTTATCTATACAGGTTGTGAAGATGGGTGGATCAAGCGAGTTACCGTGAATGAATCGGTGCATGACTCGGTGGTTGAAAATTGGGTTAATACTGGTGGAAGACCGCTTGGACTCGCTTTGGAGAAAAGTGGTGAACTCATAGTTGCGGATGGTGATTTGGTAGGTTCCCACAAAGACTTTAGATAAAGAAATagaattgcttaaaaaaaaaaataaagaaatagaaaatgtcTTATTTTAGAttaaatgtttaaattttttattttagttattggACCAATTTTTAGTTCATCCAAATTTTAAAAGTGTACAttacaataattttattaaCTGAAAAATAGGTATATAgactaaatataattttaattttttttttgtatttttagggGTTTACTTTAAACAAATctgatatatattttcaatgatTAGTTTAGGGTAAAACGAAGACCTTTTgttcaaaattgaaatttttcagTAAAAtattgagatttttttgttAAGAACTAAGATTTTATCCcaactttttaaattttctagCTCCGTCATTATTAAAAAGATATTGTGAGTTAACTATCTAGCCGTTACTTAgtttgtaattattatttttttagacaTATATAGGTCcagttgaattttttaaaaaaaatgtatatatttttccaCACTAACTAAAATTAAACTTGTCCAATGAGTTTCCctcagttggtaggaatatTGCGCTATATGTATAGGAGTCGGGATTTGAATCTTAaacactccatttattcattttaaggtAGAATTTTTAGTTACTAGATTACttgacaaacaaaattaaactcacaaaattttattttgacatttgATAATTGTGCACAATAATAATACAGGGACTATTGagagtgacacaagaaaggaaGGTTGAAATTCTGGCTCAAGAACATGATGGATTGAAATTCAATTTAACTGATGGAGTTGACGTAGGTGAAGATGGTACAATTTATTTCACAGACGCTTCATACAAATACAATTTGAAGGATTTCTATTTTGACATTATGGAAGGTGAGCCTCATGGTAGATTCATGAGCTATAATCCAGCAACAAAGAAGGTAACATTGCTTGCACGTAATCTCTACTTTGCTAATGGAGTTGCAGTTGCACCAGATCAAAAATTTGTGGTCTACTGTGAGACTGTTATGTaagttaattattttattttatttagaaataataaatatatctaATAATTTGGAAGGAGATTAtatttagagattaattttttgtcaaatggaTATTTACAAAACGTAGACGTGCCATTGTtgtttctaactttttttttttttgacacaattgtTGTTTCTAACTTTTTAATAAACCAATGTTGTTAGAGTTTTTCTGCTGTTCACAAACAAAATTGTCTTGCATTATACATAAGtgtgtttttcatttttagatCAATAAATCACATCATATTTTATTGACAaatgatgtaatttttttagatcAATAAATCGcatcatttttaaaattgagttgcatatataattgaagTTTGATggaaaccaaaaaaatgaaTAGGGAGTGCTACCTACACCTTTTTTCTTCTACTTGCACcgatcattttttatattttctaaaataccCTACTTCTACCCGGACTTGGATTTACTGCTGTCCATATATCACAATATAACGTACTTAGAATGCTACTCCACCAAAAAGCAACAATTTCACAGTTGAGGAAAAACGATGTTCACACAATTGACACTAAGAACTTTTTACAAATTTCTGCACAATTTCATCAACAGGTTTTGACCAATTTCAATTCCATAACTCAATATAGGGGTTGGAAGCATTACTCCATAACTCAAATTCCAGAATCTGTGCCAATTTGTGAAAGAGAACAATTGTATTATGCATATGGTAGGTGTTTCAATTTGTGAAATAAATTGGTGGATGGAGGAAGAGGGTGGTAGGTATTGTCGCTCCTTGTGACGTCGTTCTGTTTTGTTGTCGCTCCGTTGTAAGGCTGGTCGGCCGCGTTGTTGCCGCTTCGTCCGTCGTAAGGTTGAATCTGGTTTGGAGGGACGTCATTTAGGcattaaaaactataaaatGTAGGAGAGAAGCAATCTGGTATGTTGGATGATTTTAATGGTTCAGATTTCTTCAACTGTGTGTAACTGTGTGATATATTACAGCAGTAAATCCAAATCCCTTCTACCCAGCTTTCATTCTCCATTTACTCTCTTACCCCACCCCTTTTAGTGTGAGACATGGTTGGGTATTGGAAAAGGGAAGGAAGAAGGAGGGTATATTATATATAGGTAAAATATAAAACTTTGAGGGTGTAAATAGGAAAAAGGCAAAACGGAGTTTCTTACTTATTGTGTTTTTCTGAACGGTGTGGGCCGGGCTAAAGATGTAGAGGTAGAAAACCAAATTTTCCCATTTCACTCGCTCATTTTCTCGCATACTCCTCTAGCGCACAAAATATTCGGAAAATACGTTTCGAACTGTTTTTCTAgtataaaatttacactataaaaaattaggaaaatatTTTCCGAATTGCTGGGGGGTAGGGGAGAAAGTGGGTGTgtgggatgagaaaatttcgTAGAAAACCTGGTTTCTTATTATGTTTTTTCTGAAAATTGTCATTTTTCTTGTAATGTCAAAAGGACATTGACTTGATCAACGTCAAATTAGAACAGTAGATTTCTATTTTTAGAATATGACGTCGCTTGTTGCTATAGTAGATTATATTGATCGATTGGCCTCTTTCACTATAGCTTTCCGTGATTTTCATAAACAACATGTTGAAAGTTTGACTACACTATAAGAGAATAACACGTATTAGTTCATCAACTTCGTGATACAAATAATTCTTGAAATATTGAAGTatcttttttttgaataatttttgtctatgaccatataatttatttttcaaaggtTTGATTCTACAGGAGTAGGTGCAGAAAATATTACCTACAAGGTCCAAAAAAAGGAAGAATAGGCGAATTTAGTCCTAACCTACCCGGAATGCC encodes:
- the LOC123922849 gene encoding protein STRICTOSIDINE SYNTHASE-LIKE 6-like, with product MSESSATFSSPPLQKKQTISCLSTTLLIIIAFPVALAAVLYRLELFETFHFPSGELPQRTATAPAVNPRMQVGSEVVAEGKVHGPEDLAYDKRRRLIYTGCEDGWIKRVTVNESVHDSVVENWVNTGGRPLGLALEKSGELIVADGDLGLLRVTQERKVEILAQEHDGLKFNLTDGVDVGEDGTIYFTDASYKYNLKDFYFDIMEGEPHGRFMSYNPATKKVTLLARNLYFANGVAVAPDQKFVVYCETVMSRCRKYYLQGPKKGRIGEFSPNLPGMPDNVHYVGQGKYYIGMATHVTPQCLRKIAAMVTKYYRRPNLEKNGGVLVVDLAGKLRDHYYDPQLSLISSGIKVDNYIYCGSLSYPFLLRLDVKQYPALPSS